DNA sequence from the Orcinus orca chromosome 2, mOrcOrc1.1, whole genome shotgun sequence genome:
TTTGTATTTGACCGTTTCTAAGCCTAATTCAAATCGCATGCAGGAATTCTGTGTTCTTGATTAGAACCTTTTGAAAATTGGCCCCAAACTCTTACAGTCTGAAAGCAGCCACTGCCAGCAGTGTCATAATACAAGTAAGAACTGGCAGCACAACACTGCACCGACAGTCATTAGTAAGAAATCCCTTTCTCTGAAgccaagaaagaaatggaaataaagcaaATACTTTAAGGTTTTAATAAAGCAGAAGCAGAAACAGTGTAAAAGGTCTTCAGTTATTAACTTCATTACCAATTACAGATATTTGCCACAAGAAGATTGACCCAAGATTGACCAAGTACAGCtgttttaataaacagaaataggATCAGTATAAAATGTCATCAGTAACGTAAGTTCATAATCAATTTCAGATATCTGCCTCAAGATGATATCAATCCCAGTTCAACtgtacattaaaatgaaaatttacaacAGCTCCTTTGATTACTTACAAGATTGTACTCACCTTTAGAAAGGCAAAAATCACCTTACAGAAGTTCAATACAGACAAGTTAGTCTTAGAGGTGAAGAGAGTTCTTAAACATCAATTAAATTAAGACTTAGACAAGTGTATTAACTTATTCCTGATCACACAGGTAAAGCAAAGGTGGTGACTCAGCCAGAACCCATGCTGTCTAATATCAGTCTAGTTCTAATCCCTAGATCTGCCTAGCCAGCCAAGTTTTCATAATGAGAACTCAAATGTAATCTATTTTCATGTAGGGCAGGGTTAAAGAAAGGAATTGGAACTTATAAGGAAACCACAAGAttgttagggattttttttttcccctaatgatGGAAAGTAAATAGTATGTCCAAcacattattaaaaatgttttctgcttTCCTGGGATGTAGttaataaaattactttaaaatatacgAACCTGGTCAACTTCAGGTAGATGCCCATTGCTGTTTTGGCAGCCTCCAGCATGTCATCGTCTTGTTCTATGAAGACCCTAGACAACCACTCACAAAGATTGTGTGATCGCAGAGACGGCTGAAGGTGAGGCTTTAAGAAGGTCAGTAACTCAGACATGAACCTCTGTAAATCAACttcaaaaaaatgcaaatttcaaaGAGCAAGCAACAGTTTATGAATGCATTTATAATAACTTgcctatatataaatttataatatctagagtattttaaaattcattttcataattCACACTTTCAAAAAGTTTGTGAGTTAGGGATTATCTCCACTCTGTATATTAGGAAACTGagcttcagagaaaaaaatgacccAGTCAGTAGGATACAGTTAAAATGTATAGCCAGATCATCTACTTCCCACGCTGCCAAATAACTAATTATCTCTGAGAAATAAAAGTTACATAAATTCTTGCTAAAAgcatataaatgaatgagtggtAGGCAACAGAAATCACTTCACTGGATGTCACATGGTTTGTTACTAGAGGCAACAATGCacccaaacaaaaataatatgccctcaaaataacagaaaaaaatttttttgtttgtttaaaattgtttaaagtattaaaagaaaGTACTACTATTAAGCACAAAAGTCAAAAAGGTTTTGAGGAGTTTTAACTGCAATTTAAAATTCTTGACATATAACACGCGCCATCTAGTGTTGTAAATGATAACTGCACAGGATTATATCTTGCAATGTTACTACAAGCTAAATGTTACCTAAAGCAATTCAGGGAAGTCACTGCTTACAATTCAGACCTTTCACTGAAACTCTATGCTGCTTGCTTAGAGACGTTTActattcatttttctcaaatgaaacAGAGCACCTACACTGAATACTTTAAATGGCTCTCTTTGGACTCTAAGTTAACATCCTGGAAATTTTATACAAAAATTTCTTCATCAATATAACTTCTGACATAATAGTTTCGATTCAACTCCTAATTGTCAAAAATCTGTATTAGTAGATATACCAATTTTATGaaggaaaatatgaataatatacTACAAGTATCTGAATATGAATTGACTTACATTGCTTACTTTGAAGTGACTCAacagcatctttattttttaaacacaattaTTAACTATACTATGCAAATTCAGTTTAGAGCACAAAACTGAAACTTTATTTCTTAAGGTAAttctagttttttctctttttttggaagaaaattaataaattataactaGAATAACATATAGCTTAAATTGTGAAATTACAGTCCTGAGATTTGATAATTACGAATAATTTTACTTCAGTAAATAATTCATTACTTTGCATACAAAAGGAGTTTGAGAGAGTTACCTTTCATTTCATTTGCTGAAGCACCATTTTGAAACTTGATTTCTAAGGATCTAATGATAAGTAAGCTCGCTGCTCTAAGGATCACATGATCTGGACCAGGGACACATTCACATCCAGGTTGGACTTCATCGCCTCCAAAGCAGGAAGGTTTTCCATAGACAGACAGTGTCCTCAAAAAGCCCAAATCCACAGCTTGCAGAACAGCATCAGCCAAAGCCAACAGGTCCACATCTAAAGGATGATCTGGTGCCATGAAGGTAGGGACGGATCCCCGACAAAGGTCTTCACCCACTTTGCAGAGAAGGCACTTTTTGATGAATATGATGAATTTCCTTTTGACAAAAGCCTGAATAGGCCAGGTAATAACGTTGAACACACAAGAAGGTTTCAAAAATAACATCCTCTGGCAAGTGAAATGTAACTTCAGGTGGATTCTGGAGGCTATAAGAAGTTCAAGCAATTCCAGGAAACATATCAAGCTGTTTATTAGTTTAGAAGTATCTTGGTGGTTTTCAAAATGCTGAGAAAATAAGGAATTGTAAAAGACTTCAAAAATAGTGTCAAAAGGAGTCAGGAACTGCTTTAGAAtttctgtgattaaaaaaatagtaattataagcaacaggaaaaacaaagacttcttaaaaagcaattttacaattcaatttttataattattatccttttataagatgaaaaaatGGATTGGATTGTTTATCTCTAACATGAACAAATGAAGATACACAGACTAAGTAAGAGCTAATAACCATGGCTaatacccattttacaaatatcaGTAACATCAGATGATGCAAaggatatataaaaatgaaaagctttaatttcaatttttaataatagtgaagttttactttttttccttttaaaaaggtaTCCTCAATCAAAAAATATGGGGCAAAATTCTTTAGTTTTTCATACTTCAAGACAGATCAGACGTTGTAAAGTAAGTTTTACTCTTCATTATATAACTATAATGCTCCTTGGGAACAAGATAATGACCATTGTTTACAGGGAAACATAATTCATACCTGTTTTTTGTGAACATGTAtctttaaagatttcttttattACAAAGGTAAGCATCCAGAGGCAGTGTACTACTTTATCACTTTCAGTAtattcagaaagatttttttgGCAAAAAGAAATCCAGGAATTACTCAATGTTATCTAGaagttagaaaaaatttaaagaagttataatacaatattttctttacaattaCAAATTACCTATTATATACAACTCAATACAACATTGCTTACTCCCTTCCAAAAAAAAGTATGATAATATTTGTTAAAACAAGGACACAAATATCCTAATATTCCTTAAATCAAGAAATTCAATATGCCATAGAAATAAAAGATCAAAGGGAACATGAAAATATTACCAGTGATTATTATCTCTGGTACCTGGAATGATatgcaatttttattttggtctttatacattttctcttttcccaaaTTTTCTACTGCAAATACTGCCTTTTTTAATTCAGGAAAGAATGTTATTTTAAGAAAGGAACAAGCAATTATAGCTGAAAGAAGTCAGTAAATTTAGATTTGTTTATTAACTAATTCAGAGATAAGAGAAAAATCTGataatttgttcatattttttcattatgcTGAGGACCACtcttagaatttatttatattaaacctGTGAAAACGGTCTTAGTCTCAAGCAGGGGTTCCTAAACCTTTTTTtggaggggagaaaggaggccCACCTACTTCTTTGACAATCTGAAGAAAGTTATGAACTCTCTGATGTGAAACCCATCTTTTGGGTTAAGAAtctgatttgtgaatatttacaACATATTTAAGACTCTAATCCTTGATATAAGCCATCATCATATTATTCTATTCTTACACTTTTGTGGATTTACACGTTATTGTGTgagcaaatattttattgataaaatattGAATGCCAGAGAGCAATTTTaaagaaactataaaagaaaCAGTAACATAATTTGATTACTTATCTTACCTTTTCCTTCAATTGGAAATACAGAAGTAGTGCAAGGCACTTTGCAGCCATGTGAGATAACAATTTATCCGAGTTTTGGAACATACAGgtctataagaaaacaaataaatttacctACTGTTACTGAATGttaaaacttatattttaaaaatctagatcttaaaaaaaaaacccaaaagcaaaTGGGCTTACTAATTTAGAATCGATGTCAGatgattttaaaagcattttaattatATCTCTATATTTCTCCTTTGCATGCAATTCAGTTTCGACAGATAATATTCTGGTCATCATCACTTTAATCACTGTTAACTGAAGGAGCATTATTTCTCGGGTACTGTTCATCTGAAAATGTCTCTGCAAACACACAGGTGCTACAGAAGGGGTAGCCAAATTGACAGAGGATGGCTGATGCTTGCCCTGAACATCAAGGATGTTTGAGCAGTCTGAGGAGGTGGTTGTAGAGCAATCTTGATCTGAAAATGCTGGGTTGAGATAAAAGATGTAATCATGGCTGTCATTTTCAAGTGTGGCTCCAAGAAGTACTTTCCTGTATAATTGTTCTAAAACTTCAAAGAAAGCTTTCATTTTGATTGCCAAATATATCTTACAAGAAGGTCGACAAATCCAAATTGTAAATATTAATCTTAGAAATGGGATGAATCTCTGTTTCTTCAATAAAacctaaaataggaaaaataatttaaaaatataagtgttATATACATTACATTACAAGGGAAAGGCATCTGTTTCCACTTAAACATTTAGTCTCTCAAGTTAAAGGTAATACTGAtggcttaatttctaaaaatggaaaattggtaataagattattttaaaacaataaaaataaaatttatgtttttcataTAGATTTAagatcataaaattatttttaattttattacagtAAAACTTTAGCTTTCCTCTAACATTTTTCAATGGGCtgtcagagtttctcaaccttggcactattaaCAGTAGGAACTGGGTAATTTTGCTTTGGGGGAgctgtcttgtgcattgtaggaagttttagcagcattcctggcctccacccactagatgccagtagcatgcCCTTGGGAGGCAAAATCATCCAGGTTGAGAACCATTTGGCTAATTACTCAAATTCATTAACTTTTACCTTCAACTTATAGATGAAAACCTAAAGTTAGATTGCTATGTGGTCAAACTATTATGGTTATTGCTGATTAACTCCCAACTTAAAATTATATGATAATATAAAGAAACCCTGGTTATCatttataacattaaattaaaaaattttaaatgccatcCCAAGAAAAAGACAAGACGTTAAGCAAAAGCAATCCAAACGTGAGCAAACTGTATTTTGTATTTGCAGCTGGATATAAATTTAGACATCCTGGTTGCCCCAGGCTCCTTTGACCTGATGGAGACCAGAAAGagtggggagaaaggaaaggatcAGACATGGCTTTTAAAGCAGAGAAATGGGCAATCAACTGATAACTGAATATTAGAGAAAGCATGTAGTTACTATACAGCAAGCGTGGCTaggaaaaatgaaagactttGGTGCAAGCAAAAGAGATTACTGAATATCCTTTCAATGGAATACTGGAGCCTCTGGGAATTATCGGATCCTACTAGGGCTTGGTCTTTTCACTGCCTTTGAGCTATTTTACACCTTGGTAAATTGTAGGTGACTGATAGCAATGCAAATAATTCTTGTCTGAGGACATGCTCATAATTGTCTGGTGAAGGGGCAACCCTTCCTGCAGTGGGAAAAGCCAGTTTTGCTTCCATCGGTAAACTCATTTCAACATTCCTTTACTCTATATAAAgtcaacttttcttttaaaatggttGTGACATTTGTCTAGTTCTTTCATTAATTAACTAGTTAAATAAAATCGTTGTTCCACGTTCATTTTATATGGGTCATgattttgtccttttaaaatttatatttaacaaaatcCACAAAATTCCCTCCTTTACCCGGACCCACTTATAAATGCCCATCTTtaacctccttccttcctcactggAAGAGACCTCATAGGGAGGGCTGTCACTTTTATCGGGTCTCACTTTTACTATAGGGCTACTGGCCTGCCCTTGGTCTTCAAACCTCCCTCTCCACTGGTTTCTTCCCCTTGCTTAGCTTGTGAGGAATTTCAATTCCTGGTCACCCCTACAAGACAAAGCCACCCTGTTCTAGTCCTCCAGtgcagaaataaatattaagaaacctATAGATTTTAAGGTTACAAATGAAGCTTCTGTAAAGTTTTCACTGAATTCTATTTTCAAACCGTGGTGTGTATCTCACACAATTTATAAACATAACTTAATACGGTAATATCAGTAACCTTGTTCCATCTGATAATGTTAAAATTTACCTGAGCCCTGTGCTCCCAGAAAGCAGCCATGGTTAAGAAGCACTGAACCTTCTGTGTTCCAAGAAAGGGCTGACTGTATTTCCAGATAGGAGCCACCTTCACCCTTCCTTACTGACTCCCTAGTTTTATAAAACTccccattttttccttctttgagagGTTTTCCATTAATATACATCCTCCCTGTTGCAATACTTGAATAAAATCATCTCCTTAATTGTCTGGTATATTTTGTCTGTCACATACTAGAAATTAGTTTTCATATTCTACTTCGAAGATGAATTCCATCatacttattttactttatattttagttaTAACATTTCTTCTCAATAAAACTactgacatttttatatatatcctattacataaaatattctgtgacaatattttttattttaaaactaatttaatcAGTAAATCTATCTAATTAGGTTTTAATATTATATGCTCAActctattaatataattttcaaccacaaatggaattatttttatttcaatgttaTAGCAATAAAAATACTTCTAATAATATTCCTATACATCTTAAGTCCTTAAATTTTACCACAAATGAGAATAAAACTGCTATTTCAACTATTTTTCAACCTATAAAAAGACCCATTTCAAATGGTTCAATCATTTCAGCACACAAAACTGAAGTGAATGCCAATAAATAGGTAAACAAAAAAGCATTTTGGGGGTTTGGCGGGGGGGTTGGAGGGAAGGATGGGCTGTTTTCTATCACGGTGGGACCCAGGACCTTGATAAGAGTGGTTATGAGAAATCAGATTGAAAAGTTATAAACTTGAAGATACAAAGAGTCAAAATGATGCTTTatagacagaaagaaaaacaaaagcatcaGCTAGGGGTCACAAATGCCAGGCAGATAACAAATGAACGAAGACAATAGGTGCTAGGCTGCTTCTACTGTGACTATTATAAACCCTTCCTAATTACAGTGTCTTTTAAGATATTAATGCTGGCCAAAGAAACCTGCATTGAAACAAATGTCTATGGTAACCCACTGAGAATTGAGAACTGCAGTTGTTGTTTTAAAGCAATCATAGCACTAAAGGAAAGGACAAACCCTGAAAAAACGAACTAGGGGATTAACCAACCACACTTTTTTCCTCGTAGTGGCTGCTATGAGATTGGGACATCTCAACCTGCATTACCATGCTGGTCTGGAGGAAGGCATACCCCTCCGACACCAAGCTCTTACGAGACATCGCCAAAGCGAAGTGTCTGGGGAAGGATGCTCAGAATGCTGAGAGGCTGTGGAGCCAGCTATCCTGGATAAATGAGAGAGATCTGTTTAGCCTGTAAAGGACACAAACGTTAGGAGAGACCTAATTAGGAGAAGTGAATGAGCAGTGCTTCTCAGAGTTCTTTCAGAAAACGCCTCCTGGAAAAGGAAAGTGAATTCCCACGTCAGGGGGCCTAAGGGGGTGCCCATTACAAACACAAAATTTGTTTAAAGTCTCTCTTTTATTGTTTAAGGACTGTAAACTATCTGAATTTTGCAGTCAAATCCTAATAGAATCAtgcttaatataaaaaatatattccccACCCAGCTTCACATAAAATCAATGATTTAGGGATAATAATTACTGAAGTTTATCGAGCGCCCACTATGTATCAGAAACTGTTTTAAGTGAGTAATAGCTTCATAACAACTGTAATAGGTGGGTACTTAATTACCACACCCATTTTatgataaggaaactaaggcaaaAAGAGATCAAGTTACAGAGCCCGTtaagtggcagaatcaggatttgaacccagaaagTCTAATTTCACAGCCAGTGCCCCTTCTCAAATTTCCTCTGATGTTCCAAAGCCTCAGGGCAATGGGTGAATAGAAGTTCTCTAATAAACTTCTTAAGTGTAAGGAGTAACTCGCACAGCCTAATCTTGAACAGTTTCTATAGGTACTCCCACAATAACTTAAAGCAGAATACTGATCCTCAGAATCATTTCTACATGCTGCACAAATTCTAAAATCAAGGCCAATTACTATACAACTTCCCAACTATGCAACTTCCCAGTGCAAACtacaattaattttttcaaatgataCTCAGCAACCAAAGGTTGAAACATTAATTAGGACACCCATTTGATTTTTACATTAAATTACTTTTAGTAGCTACATCAAACCCAGGGTGAAAAGCCTAACTATCATACTTTGATATCAGTTCATCAACAGTTTAAAGGCAGTATAAATAGAAGTGACTAAGACCTTGatttaacttcatttaaaataatttcaacctTTTACAAcaattaactcaagatggatcacaggcttaatacttaaaattaaccttttaggaaaaaaaggagaaaatctttgggatcCAACGCTAGGCAAACAGCTCTTAGACTTGGCCTTCAAAGCCCAATccataaaagtaaaaactgataaactggacctcaacaaaattaaaaacttttgctctgtgaaagaccctaTTAAGAGGACAAAAAGATAagcacagactgagagaaaatatttgctaaccacATTTCCAACAAtggactagtatctagaatatataaagcactctcaaaactcaacgttaaaaaagataataataattaggAAATGGGCAAGAGACATGGACATGTTCACTAGAGAGGATACAGAGCAAGTAAGTACACAAAAAGATGTCCAACtacattagccattagggaaatgtaaattaaaaccacagtaaatACCACTATCAATatgattgaaataaaaattagtgaCACCAAATTCTGGCCAGAACATGGAGAAAGTGGACCActctacattgctggtgggaacacagAATGGTACAGTcactggaagacagtttggctgtttcttagaaaactaaacatactcttaccacgtCGTTCCAGCAACTGCACTCCTTGGTGTTTCCccagaggagttgaaaactta
Encoded proteins:
- the LINS1 gene encoding protein Lines homolog 1 isoform X2 — its product is MKAFFEVLEQLYRKVLLGATLENDSHDYIFYLNPAFSDQDCSTTTSSDCSNILDVQGKHQPSSVNLATPSVAPVCLQRHFQMNSTREIMLLQLTVIKVMMTRILSVETELHAKEKYRDIIKMLLKSSDIDSKLTCMFQNSDKLLSHMAAKCLALLLYFQLKEKITLSNSWISFCQKNLSEYTESDKVVHCLWMLTFVIKEIFKDTCSQKTEILKQFLTPFDTIFEVFYNSLFSQHFENHQDTSKLINSLICFLELLELLIASRIHLKLHFTCQRMLFLKPSCVFNVITWPIQAFVKRKFIIFIKKCLLCKVGEDLCRGSVPTFMAPDHPLDVDLLALADAVLQAVDLGFLRTLSVYGKPSCFGGDEVQPGCECVPGPDHVILRAASLLIIRSLEIKFQNGASANEMKVDLQRFMSELLTFLKPHLQPSLRSHNLCEWLSRVFIEQDDDMLEAAKTAMGIYLKLTRECEATESLTQEKEMWNHHTHENGYNPHCIFLFLLKNIGFDSTVLLDFLISSETCFLEYFVRYLKLLQKDWDNFFTICKYFDITESKDNVNICCCISLLVQDRSSNQTEPSPLAVLGNHRDAHAWVSWASEASSEPLNHAVMSEEAQATLQANNLSPQRTSQSLVDYETSDDSEEESTDQRLANSRLTSLHQEAMKKIQDTIGTSRDKKELILESQSRSLVPKESNTPFSVDCDIGPNNIVSKVGISYRTVKCFEELQGAIYRLQKKNLFPYNPTALLKLLKHIETIYNRSMTPL
- the LINS1 gene encoding protein Lines homolog 1 isoform X1; the encoded protein is MRKRKRLVLSVNYGVSEGAGVCSNGGAKAEWLESDPWQVLLKKQRFIPFLRLIFTIWICRPSCKIYLAIKMKAFFEVLEQLYRKVLLGATLENDSHDYIFYLNPAFSDQDCSTTTSSDCSNILDVQGKHQPSSVNLATPSVAPVCLQRHFQMNSTREIMLLQLTVIKVMMTRILSVETELHAKEKYRDIIKMLLKSSDIDSKLTCMFQNSDKLLSHMAAKCLALLLYFQLKEKITLSNSWISFCQKNLSEYTESDKVVHCLWMLTFVIKEIFKDTCSQKTEILKQFLTPFDTIFEVFYNSLFSQHFENHQDTSKLINSLICFLELLELLIASRIHLKLHFTCQRMLFLKPSCVFNVITWPIQAFVKRKFIIFIKKCLLCKVGEDLCRGSVPTFMAPDHPLDVDLLALADAVLQAVDLGFLRTLSVYGKPSCFGGDEVQPGCECVPGPDHVILRAASLLIIRSLEIKFQNGASANEMKVDLQRFMSELLTFLKPHLQPSLRSHNLCEWLSRVFIEQDDDMLEAAKTAMGIYLKLTRECEATESLTQEKEMWNHHTHENGYNPHCIFLFLLKNIGFDSTVLLDFLISSETCFLEYFVRYLKLLQKDWDNFFTICKYFDITESKDNVNICCCISLLVQDRSSNQTEPSPLAVLGNHRDAHAWVSWASEASSEPLNHAVMSEEAQATLQANNLSPQRTSQSLVDYETSDDSEEESTDQRLANSRLTSLHQEAMKKIQDTIGTSRDKKELILESQSRSLVPKESNTPFSVDCDIGPNNIVSKVGISYRTVKCFEELQGAIYRLQKKNLFPYNPTALLKLLKHIETIYNRSMTPL
- the LINS1 gene encoding protein Lines homolog 1 isoform X3 produces the protein MFQNSDKLLSHMAAKCLALLLYFQLKEKITLSNSWISFCQKNLSEYTESDKVVHCLWMLTFVIKEIFKDTCSQKTEILKQFLTPFDTIFEVFYNSLFSQHFENHQDTSKLINSLICFLELLELLIASRIHLKLHFTCQRMLFLKPSCVFNVITWPIQAFVKRKFIIFIKKCLLCKVGEDLCRGSVPTFMAPDHPLDVDLLALADAVLQAVDLGFLRTLSVYGKPSCFGGDEVQPGCECVPGPDHVILRAASLLIIRSLEIKFQNGASANEMKVDLQRFMSELLTFLKPHLQPSLRSHNLCEWLSRVFIEQDDDMLEAAKTAMGIYLKLTRECEATESLTQEKEMWNHHTHENGYNPHCIFLFLLKNIGFDSTVLLDFLISSETCFLEYFVRYLKLLQKDWDNFFTICKYFDITESKDNVNICCCISLLVQDRSSNQTEPSPLAVLGNHRDAHAWVSWASEASSEPLNHAVMSEEAQATLQANNLSPQRTSQSLVDYETSDDSEEESTDQRLANSRLTSLHQEAMKKIQDTIGTSRDKKELILESQSRSLVPKESNTPFSVDCDIGPNNIVSKVGISYRTVKCFEELQGAIYRLQKKNLFPYNPTALLKLLKHIETIYNRSMTPL